The segment GGGGTGGCTGCTCGATGAGGATGGCCAGCCGAAGTACGGTCAGGTCGCGGCCCTGATCGAGGGGTCTGATTTCGAGATCGTCGGCGGGGCCGGAGGGTCGACCGAGGTATACGCCATGACGTCCGACGACGGCAGTTTCCGGCTGCGGGTGCGGGCGAAGCCGTCGGCGACGGTCGCATCCCACGGTGGGATGCACGGCTTGGCCGTCGACGGCGGGCTCACCACGTCATATGCCGGGTTCGTTCCCGCGCCCGGCGGAACCGTCTCCCTCACGCAGCCGCGCACCAACATGAACTTCGTCAACGGTCGGTTGCGCGCCGTCGTCGAGGCGCACGGGATCAGCGTGCCGGGGCCTGTGACGCTGACCTTCGCCCTCGACAGCGGCGTCTTCACCGCCGCATCCGTGTCGGTGGACGCGTCGCCGCAGACGGGCTGGACGATCACGGGCGTGGGCACGGGCACGCTGAGCGTGGCGCGCGATGGGGGGCTCGCCGCTGACGATCCTGTCGTGGTGGGAGTGCTCGCCGGCTATTCCAGCCCGACGACCGGTAGCGTGCACCTCTCGACGGTGGGGGGAGAGCTCGTCACGCCGTCGCAGCCGGTGCCGCTCTACTTCGGCTGAAATCGCATCCCGAATGTGCGGGATTCCACCGAATGTGCGGCGTGTTTCCCGAAAGAAGCCGCTCATTCGGCGATAAGCCGTGCACTCGCGAGGGGATGACGGGGGCTCGGCGAGGGACGGCGGCCTACGGCACCTGCCAGCGGGGGATGGGCCACACGATGCTGACGACCTTGCCGACGACGCCGTCGCGGGTGGCCCAGCGCCAGCATCCGTCGCTGCCGGTGGGCAGGCTGCGGCACCGGGCGGCGGAGTCGGATGAGTTGCCGCGATTGTCGCCGAGCATGAGGTACGAGCGCTCCGGCACCTCCACGGGCCCGAAGCAGCGGGTCGAGGCCGGCTCGGTCTCGCAGTCGAGCACACCGGGCGTGAACGGCAGGTCGTTGAAGACGTAGGGTTCGTCGAGCGCGACGCCGTCGACCGTCACGGCGCCCGCGGCGGTGCAGCACGCGGCGGTCTGCCCGGGCCCGGCGATCACGCGTTTGACGAGCGTGTGCGGGCCCGACGGGCCGAATCCGCTCACTTCACCGAGCCAGCGCAGCACGCTCGTGAACCACGGTTCTTCGTCGACGCCGGTGGCGCCCCACGTCTCGTCGGCGTCGAACACGATGATGTCGCCGGTGGCGGGCTCGGTGCCCACGTAGGCGAGACGGTTGACGAGCACCCTGTCGCCCACCTGCAGGGTCTGGGTCATCGAGCTCGACGGCACCGAGTACGGCTTGGCGACGAAGCTGAGCACGCCTCCGACGAGCACGAACGCGAGCACGAGATGAAACCACGGGCTCGACGTGATGCGACGCCACCGCGAACGCGGTGCGGATGCGGTCTCGCTGCTCATCTCACTCCTCGGGTGCGCTGCAGATACGGTACTCGCCCGCCTGGGCGAGCGTCTCGCCGACGCACGGCTGCGGGGTGAGTCGGGGAACGTCGGCCATCCCGGGCGCATCCCACAGTCCTACGTGGGCGCCCGTGAGCACGACCGCTGCCACCGGCCGCCCCCACGGCTCAGCGGCGAGCCAGTCGGTGCCCGTCTCCGCCACCCAGGCGCGCAGGGGCTCGAGTCCGGCGCGCTGGCTCTGCAGGGTCTCGGCCGGAGGCGCGAGGGCGGATACGGCGTGCAGGGCTGCTCCGGCGGCGACCACGACGACGATCACGCCCGCACCGACCGCGCCGATCCCGGCACGAAGGATGCTCGACCCAGTGCCCGCATCCGACCCACGGCCCGCATCCGACGCGCCGCCCGCCGTGCGGCGCCGGCGCCACCACGCCGCGGCGACGCCGGCGGCGGCCGCGGCGAGAATCGGCGTGAAGGCGAAGACGCCCGGCGCGGGATGGCGCACCCACAACGGCAGGTGCGCGGCGAGCGACCACCACGCGAGATAGGTGGCGAGCCCGACGCCGGCGGCGAGCACGATGGCCGTCCGACCCCGAAGGGACTCAGCGCGGGGCGACTCAGCACGAGGTGACTGAGCGGGCCCGGGCTCGCCCCGCCCCGACTCAGCGCTCCCCGCCACCGAGGTCCGCCGATGCGCCACGGCTCCCGCCACGACGAGCGCCACGGTCAGAAGCCCCGCGACGGCGGCCGCCCACGGCCACACGAACCACGCGTCGGCGAACGTGGTCGCCTTCTGCGCGATGGTGGTCGGCGCGGTGTCCTGCCCTCCGCTCAGCAGGAACCCGCCGAGCGAGCGCAGGTGGCGCAGGTACCCCGAGAAACCCATGCCCACGAGCGCGGCGAGCTCGACGAGCAGCGTCGGCAGCGCGACCATCACGAGCGGCAGCCAGCTGCGGCGCAGGGTGGTGCGCACGCGCATCCATCCGGTTCCTGGTGCGAGCATCCACAGCGCTACGGCGAAGGCGGGCAGCGCGAGCAGAGCGATGAGCTTGGCCTGCACGGCGAGGCCCACGAGGAGCCCCGCGAGCCAGGCGCGGCGCGGCAGCACGATGAGGGCCCACACGAGCAGGGCGGCGGCGGGGATCTCGCCGAGCAGGTCGGCAGGGCCCTGGATGGGTGAGACGCCCGCGGTCGTGTTGAACGCGAGCGGCACGGCGGCGGCCAGCAGTGCCGCCCAGCGCCCGCCCAGCCGGTGGCCGAGCACGCCGGCGCCGGCCAGCAGCAGCATCCAGAAGGCGAGGGGCACGAGCCGTGCGCCCATCACGGTGTCGGCGCCGAGCGCGAGCACGGCGGCGACGGGCAGCAGCACGGTCGGTCCGGTGGAGATGCGCGGGTCGAACGGGGTGATGCTCGAGCCCGAGAGCGTGCCGTCGCTGGCGTAGCCGAGACCCGAGAGCAGGTTGAGCGGCACGGTGAGGTTGAACGCCTCGTCTTCCCACAGGTGGTTCACGACCACGCTCTGCCACGCGACCACGCCGTGGCAGGCCAGCAGCGCCGCGGCGAGCAGCCAGAACAGCGTGGTGCGCAGCGTTCTCATGAGCCGGATGCGGTGGGCCCGGATGAAGTGGGCCCGGATGAAGTGGGGGATGTGCGGCGGATGCTGCGCAGTGGCGCCGATGGACGCAGCGACAGGCGCCACACCTCGGCGAGGGCGTCGCGGGCGAACACGCGTAGGCGTTTGGGAGGCAGGCGCAGCCCGGCGCCGCGCCCCCACATGGTTCCGCTGGCGGATGCGCCGCGGCGCGGGATGCTCGCCACGCGCACGTAGCGCACGAGGAATCCGCCGCGCGCCTCGGCGAGGGAGAAGTGCACGTGCGGCACGAGCGCGTCGGCGGGAACGGCATCCACGAGGGTCTCGGCCGCGGCGGGGCGGTAGCCGCGCAGCGGGGTGTTCACGTCGGGCACGCGGCGCCCGCAGGAGGCGGCGACGAGCAGGCCGACTGCCGCGGTGAGCGCCTTGCGGTACCAGGGGTCGGTGCGTCCGCCGCGCACGCCGTGAACGACATCGGCGCCCGTGGCTTCGAGCGCGGCGACGAGACGGGCGACGTCGTGGCCGAGGAATTGCCCGTCACCGTCGATGTGCACGAGCGCGTCGGGGGAGAGCGCGATGCCCGCCTGGTAGGCGGCGAGTGCGGTGGGGCCGTGGCCGCGGTTGGCGGGCTGGGTCTGCACATCCACATCCGGCAGGTCAGACAGCACGACGGCGGTGTCGTCGGTGGAGCGGTCATCGGCGACGACGAAGCTGAGGCGCTCGGCCAGCGGGGCGACGTGCTCGCGGAGTTCTTCGATGAATCCGCGGATGCCCTCGGCTTCGTTGTAGGCCGGCATGACGATGGTGAGATGGGTGAACGGCAAGGGAGTCCTCAGGCGCTGGACGGCGCGCAGAGGGCCCGGCGCGCACCTTCTAGACTAGTCGAGTGAACCCCCTCTCCCGCGTGCCCGCGCGCCTGCGTCGGCTCCTGGGAGTCGGCAGCCGGTTCCTCGTCGTCGGTGCGATCAGCACGGTCATCGAGATCGCCGTGTTCAACCTGCTCGTGTACGTGCTGGGGTGGGATCTCGTGGTCGCCAAGATCGTCGCATCCCTCGTCGCGCTGGTGAACGCGTACATCGGCAACCGCGAGTGGGCCTTCCGCCACCGCGACCGCCGCGGCCGCACCGCCGAAGTGGTGCTGTTCCTCATCACCAACGGCGTATGCACGCTGCTCGGCGCAGCGCTCGTGTGGCTGGGCGTGGAGCTGATGACCGGGATGCTCGGCCACGCACCCGGGGCGTTCCTCGTGAACGTGATCAACCTCGCCAGCATCGTCATCGTCGTGCTCCTGCGCTTCGTGCTGTACCACAAGGTGGTGTTCCGCACGTCGGCGAAGGCGTGAGGACCGTGCGATCGCGCCGACCCGGCCCGCGACACTATGCCACGATGGGAACGACCACGGTAGACGGATCGCCGTGCGGGGGAGGAGTGCGGTGATCGTCGAAGTGATCCGCGGGCTCGGTGTCGGAGGAGCGGAGACGCTGTTGTTCACGCGCCTTCGTTGCGCTCTCCGCACGCACCCCGCAGGCTTCGAGACCACCCTCGTCGTCAACACCCTTCGCGAGAACGATCACTACGTGAACGCTCTTCGCGATCTCGGCGTGCACGTCGTCGAGCTCGGTGCCCGCGGCCCGCTTCGCGGAATGCTGCAGTTGCGCCGGACTCTTCGTCATCTGGGCCCTGAGGACACCGTCGTCTTCCACTCGCCTGTGACGAGTTACCTCGAGAAGCTGGTTCGCGCATTTCGACTGCGCCGACGGCCTGGTCGGCTTATCAACGTCGTGCACGGCGTACGTCATCGTGCCGTGTACAACTACCTCGGGGCGTTCCTCGATCGCTACGCCGATCGGGCGCTCGCGGTCGCCGATGCGGTCGCCGCCAGCCCGACTGCGAGGCACTATCGCGATGTGCGAACCGTCCTCGGGGGTGTGGACATGGAGGCGATGCGGGATTGGATTACGCAGCATCCGGCAGCGCGCGACGACTTCCGAGCGAGCATCGGCATTCCCGAGGATCATTCGTTGGCCGTCGCCGTCGGCGGGCTCAATCGCCTGAAGGGCCATCGATTCCTCCTGTCTGCAGTGATGTCGATGCCCAAGACCTCACTCGTGCTCGTCGGGGATGGCCCTGAACGTGACGCACTTCACGCCCAGGCGCGGAATCAGGGAATCGCCGACCGCGTGCATTTGCTGGGTGTCCAGCAAGACGCATGGCGATGGGCTGCTGTCGCCGACGTCGTCGTGCAGCCCAGCGCTCACGAGGGCCTACCGGTGACCCTGATGGAGGCGGTTGCATTGGGCACCCCCGTGGTCGCGACGGATGTGGGCGGCGTCGGCGAACTCATCCGCGATCATCCCCGTGCTGTGCTGATCGCCTCGGCGGATCCGACCGAGATCGCCACGGGTCTGGAGCGTGCCCTGCTGTTGGGTGGATCGGCCGCGAGCGGAGGGCTCCCTGCCCGCGCATCGGAATGGTCCGTGTCGCGGTTCGCCCGCGACTTCTACGCGGCTCTGATGCCATGAGCGCCGATGTCGGCACGGACGTCGCGGTGCAGCTCGCGCGATCCGAGGCGACCCGACTCGCGCATGCCTTCTGCGCGCACCTCGGGCGCTCGCACGGGATGCGGGTGCTGTCCATCAAGGGCCCTGCCGCAGAGCATCATCGACTCCGCGCTCCTCGGGTCGCCGCCGATGCGGACGTCTGGGTCGAGCCGGGCGGCTTCGACCGGTTCTGCGCCTTGCTTGGGGATGCGGGATGGCGTGAACGGGTCGCTCGCTCCACGCCGTGGATCCTGGACATCCATTCGGCCACCTACATTCACGAGTCGTGGCCGTGCGACATCGACGTGCATCGAGCCTTTCCCGGAATGTTCGAGAGTGCAGGCGGCTTCGACGCTCTGTGGGCGGCGCGGGACACGTTGCGGATCGCCGGCGTCGACGTCTGCATTCCCTCGCGAGCGGGCTCGGTGCTGATCGCCGGATTGCACGCGCAGCGGAACATGACGGTCGCGCGACATGTGCGCGAGTGGGATGAGGTGCTCGCAGTCCTCGAGCGCGGAATGGCACCACGCGAGCGCGAGGAATTCGTCAAGACGGCGACGCGCGGCAGGGCCCTATGGGTGATGCGCGACGCGATGCGGCGAGTCGGTCAGGATCTGTTCGTCGATGTGACGCCCGACGAACAGGAGGTATGGCTGGCCAATAGCCGATACGGTGCGGACGGCGGTACGGTCGGCTGGCTGCGGTCGTTGCGCGGCCAGACCTTCTCGGCACGGGTGCGCATCATCGCTCGGGCGGTGTGGGTGCGCCGTGACGACATCCCTCGTAGTTCTCTGAGTCGTCCGACCAGACGCGAGGCGTGGCGATACCAACGTGATCGATGGTGGAGAGGTGCGAAGGCGCTTCGGAGAGTGGTCGTCGATCGCGTACGAGGAGCCGAGCGCGCTTCGCACGACGACTGACGTATGCGCGAGAGGTGTCGGTGGCAGCCCGCGTGTGTTGTCAGCCGCGCGCGTCCAGGACGCTCTGCACGAGAGCCTCGATCTCCTCAAGCCCGTAGGCGATGGGCGAGGCGATGATCGGGTTCTCCTGGTTGCCGAGCACGACGGCGGCGGGGGCGCGCTGCACGCCGATCGCGCGCCGGACCGCCCGTGATCCGTACCGGGCGAGCGGAGCGAGTTCGGCGTCGAGTGCGGCGATCGCCGTCGGCTGAGACGAGGTCGCGATACGTACCTGAAGCGGCGCGAGCCGGAGGGACCATTCGGCCGTGGCAGCAGCGACCGGCTTGCACGATCCGCATTCGGCGCTGAGGAAGACGAGCAGAGTCGGATTCCCGTTTCCGAGCTGCGCGAGCGGCTGGGCCATGCCGTTCGCGGCCACGAGCTCGACATCGGGGATCGGGTCTCCGGGCATCACCTCGCCCGGGCGGGCGGGATCCAGGCCCAGCGCCAGAGACCGCGGGGACAATGGGGCGGGGCTACGAGGATCGGAACGGGCAGACTCGGTGGGCACCGAGGGCTGACGCTCGGCTCGCCGTGCGCCGACGAGAGCGGCGATGAGCACGATGACGAGCACCGCCGCCCACGCGAGTGCGACCGTCAGGACGAGCACGAGAGGCAATTGCGCGAGCTGCACGGGCAGCGCCGGGACGGCCCATCCGAAGACCGCGACGATCAGGGCCGCAACGATGAGCAGCGCGTTGCGCACGAGTGACCACGGCGTCACGCGGGAGTCGCGGGAGAGCGCGCCGAAGCATCCGCAGTCCACGTCATCGCCGCGTCGGAGCACGCCGATGAGCAGCGCGGTGAAGACGAGGAGCACGGCGACGGCGACGACGCCGGCCAGCGCGCGAGTCGGGCCCGGCAGGAGCAGTGCGAGGGCGAGAAGCAGCTCGCCGATCGGCACGAGTCGCGCCACGCCGGGCCTCCGCAGCCAGGAGGGCACGCGCAGGGCCGACATCGCGGCCAACGTCTGCGGTGCGTGCCCGAGCTTTGCTGCCCCCGACCACGCGAATGTGAACGCCACAAGCCCCGTCGCGAAGACGAGCAGCAGATCCACGGTGTCGGCAGGCATCGAGGGAAGTGTATCGCCGCGGGGAAGCGCCCTGACACAATACGGACATGACTTCGGACAGCCTTTCGGCGACGCAACCATCGCGGCGCGACAGGCTCGCGGTTCCCGACGTGTTGCGGGGAGTCGCGATCATCGCGATGCTGCTCGCGCACGCCAACATCATGCTGCCGAATCTGCCGTGGGTGGTGAAGATCACAACCGCCCAGGTCAACGACCTCGCCTCTCCGCTGTTCGCGCTCGTCATGGGCATGTCGGCGCAGATCGTCTGGAACCGGCGCGCAGGCGTCGCCAAGACGATCGCTCAGCAGACGATTCGCGGAGTCCTCTTGATCGCGATCGGCGTGTGGATGGTCCTGTGGGGCAGTTGGGTCGCGATCGTGCTGCAATACCTTGGACTGGTACTGATCGTGGGCGTGCCGTTGCTGCTTCTGCGCACGCGGTGGCTCCTCGGAGTGCTCGCAGTGCTGACTGTGGTCACGCAGCCGATCCTCGAACTCGCACGACACTCGGCCTGGTTCTCGACGCAAGAGCCCTGGGTACAGGAGGTCGGGCGATGGGTGCTGCTCGGGCACTCATACCGTCTGGTGAACCTGCTGCCGTTCTTCCTGCTCGGTGCGTTGCTGCTGCGCCACGGCTTCCGCCGCGATGGGCTGCTGTGGACGATGGCCGTCATCGCGCCCGTCGCCTGGATCGGGGCCGCCGTTGCGAAGAAGTTCCTCGAACCCGTTCCCGTACTGTCCGGCGACTATCTCGATACCCTTCACGACGTCGGGCTGGTCTTCGCGGTCTACGTTGTGGTGGTGCTGCTCGCGCAGATCGATCCCTCGGGCGTCGCGACAGTGCGGGATGCGGTGTTCGCCCCGCTACGGGCGTGGGGGCAGATTGCGCTCAGCCTCTACCTGCTCCACGTCGCGATCATCGCCGTATGGAACCGCGACTCGGGGCGACCGCAGGAGAACTCCGTGGTCGGTTGGCTCCTGGTAGTTGTCCTTCCGCTGACAGTGGCGTGGGTGTGGGTGCGCTTCGTCGGTACCGGGCCGGTTGAGTGGATACTCGGGTGGGTTTCAGGCAGGTCACGACCGAGAGCCGGGGTTTGGGCGTAATCAATCGAGGGCGGCCGCACACATGTACGGCCACCCTCGATTGATTGAAACGCGCGTGCTACGGCTGGGTGGGGTCGTCCTGGCCCGGGCACAGCTGGAGAGTGACATCCAGGTTACCGAGCAACAGCGACAACGCTCCGAGATTCACGATCTCGCCCAGCGTTGTGTTGACGGAGATGAGCGAGAGGTCGGCAGAGTTCGGAGCCCCCGGGGGGGTGCTCGGGTCGTCTGCGCCATTGAGCGCCAACGATGTCGTGCCAGCTACGTCGAGATCGACATCGGCGTTCTGCAGGGAAATGAGAGCGGTCTCGCCCTCATTCAAATCAGTCGTCAATTCGATGATCGCGCCATCTGTGTTCAGCGTGACGATGCCAAGCGCTCCCGCCTGCAGGGTGCCGGGCAACAGGCTCAGATCGATGAGGCCGGGCGGCACGGTCAACGTGAACTGAGTGCCGGCCGGAATCGTCCCCTCCACGGCAGTGATGTTGAAACCACGAGAGGAGAACTGCTCGAGACCGATCGCGCTGAGGAGGCCCGTCACAGTGTTTACCGCAATCGGACCAGCACCAGGGATGCCTTCGATTGTGTCCAAGAGCGCGAGGTCGTAGTTGCCGACGCAGTTGTATGTCACTCCTACGTCGACGCCCGTCAGCGACGCAGCGCGCGCCGGCACGGCGACGGCCGCGGCGATGACCGGAACCGACCAGGCGGCTCCCTTGACGACGGTGCGGCGTGAGATGCCCTTGGGCTGTTCTTCGGTCATGCGAGCCTCTTTCCAGGAAGTGTCAGGAACTGCGCGGGTATCGGGAGCGAGCGCACAGCGGCACCCCGATTTTCCCCCGTCGGGATCAACATAGAGACAACTCTCAGGGAAAGCGATAAATCGCCCTCGATCTGCGTGCTGTGCGCTCTTTCTGCGCGAAATGTTTGATATCGCGTCGAAATGCGACGGCTGTTAGACGTGCCCGCGAGCGCGGCGCAGCGATCGCGGGCTTGCATCGTAGACCTCGTGCAGCGCGCGGCGCAGGCTCATCGTCGTGCCGAATCCGGAGCGCTGGGCGATCTGTTCGACGGAGAGCACGTCGAACCGGCTGTCGATGAGCAAGGACCGAGCGAGCCGGGCGCGGTGGCGCCGGATCTCCCCGGCCACGGTCAGATCCGACTCGGCGAACACGTTCTGCAGGCGCCGCAGCGACGTGCGGCTGTCGTGCGCGACGCGGGCGGGAGTCAGCTCGCTATCGGCGCACTGCTGCGCGATCACGGCGAGCGCGCGGTCGCGCAGGGCCGTCGCGGGATCTTTCGCCGGCGTATCGGCACCCAACCGGTCGAGCAGTACGGCGCCGGCCATCTCCAGCAGCAGCTGTTCGGCGGCGTACGTCTCGATCGCCGTGGCGTCGTGCGTCGGTTGCGCGAGAGCAGTCACGAAGGCCTGCATCGCGAGATCGAGAGTTCGTCGCTCCCTCGGCCACCAGATGGTCGTCGGCAATCGGGTGACGAAGGCCGTGAGGGCGGGGCGCGGAAGAAGAACGACGCTCGCCCGCCACGGGCTCTCGAACCTCAGACGGCGTGCGATGCCGTCTGGGGCGATGATCATGCCGCTGTTGATCTGCAACCACGGTTCGCCGTCCAGGCGTGACGCGGGCGATCCGGCATCCACGAAGGCGAACGCGATCGCATCATGGGCCTCATCGGGGCGCACCTCGAACTCCGTGGCGTCGCCGGCGAGCGCCCACAGCGTCACGCCACCGTAGTCGTGACGACGTGCGGAGATGCGCAAGGGGCCGGATGCACCCCGTAAGCGATGCGATGCGAGCAATTTCGGAGGGTCAGCAACGCGAAGCGGTTCGACCGTCACCGTGCGCCTCCTCTGCTGCTTGCTCGATAGGCTAGCGCCATGTCTGGTCGCATTCTGGTCAGTGCGGTCGGCGCTGTCGTCGAGATCGATGTCTCCGAGCTGGAATCCGCCGCGAGCGAGGCGATCCGCGATGCCTGGCGCGACGCGCTTCTCGGGTACGACCGCGATCCCGACGCTGTCGTGCGTCCGCGCACCGACCTCGACGATGCGGCGATGCTCTCGAAGCTCTCGACCACGGTCACGCTCGCAGCCCTCGAACATCGTCAGGGCGAGCTGTGGATGCTGCATGCCGCCGGCCTCGCCGATGAACGCGGCCACGTCGTCGTGCTCAGTGCGCGCTCGGGGACGGGGAAGACGACTGCATCCCGGCATCTCGCGCGGCGGTTCGCCTATGTGAGCGATGAGACGGTGGGGATCGACAGCCAGGGCGGCGTGGTCGCCTATCGCAAGCCGCTGTCGCTCATCGTCAATGCCGGGTATGCGAAAGACCAAGTGCCGGTATCCGCGGCCGTCGCCGGCCCCGAGCTGCCGCACGCCCTGCGCCTGTCGAAGGTCGTCGTGCTCGATCGCCGTGATGATGCAGGGCCGCATGCGCGCGTCGAGCCGCTGAGCCTTGCCGACGCCGTCATGGCCCTGGCGCCGCAGAGCAGCTATCTCACCGCGATGCGGTCGCCGCTGCGCACGATCGCCTCGCTGCTGGATGCGACGGGGGGAGCCGTGCGCGTGACCTATCGCGAGGCGGAGTCGCTCGACGGCGTGATCGACGCGCTGATGGATGCCGAACCTCCGAACGATCCGCTCGTTGCCCGCCCCGAGGCGCGCGTCGATGCCGCAACGGTCTCCGGTGCGGAAGACCAAGACCCGGATCGGTGGTTCCGCGGTCCTGCGAGCGATGCGCTCGACGTCGGAGAGGGCCGTCTCGCGCTGCTCCGGCGGTCGCAGGACGGCGGGAAGCTCGAGCTCCTCGACGGTATCGCCCCCGCGATCTGGCGAGGCGCAGCCGGTCGCACGATGGAGGACATCAGCACCGGGCTCATCGCCGAGTTCGGCAGCCCGGCGGACACCGTGGATGTCGAGGCCCTCGTCGGCACGCGCATCGAAGAACTGGCGGAGCTCGAGCTCCTCGCCGCCGAGCCCTCGTGGCGCATCACCGATGCCGCAGCGTGGGTTGGCGACCAGGAGCGGGTCACGGTCATGAACGTCGCGACCGGGAGCCAGCCGCTCGCGCTGGATGGCTCCGCCGCCATCATCTGGACTGTTCTGGCCGATGGGCTCGCGCTCCGGCAATCGGCACTGCTCGAACACTGTGTTGCGGCATTCGACATCGCCGTCGACAGCATCCGGGCCGACGTGCTCGCACTGCTCGATCAGCTGCGCGAGGCCGGCGTCGTGACGATCCGCTGATCAGGGACGGGGCGAGCGGCGGGGTCCGGCCTCGGCGCTCTCGGTGCTGTCCTCCGGCTCCGGCTCGCGCCCGTAGCGCTCGTAGGCGCCGTAGTACTCGCGGCCGTAATAGGCCGAGGCCGCGCCCTTCATCGGCACCTTGTTCAGCACGACGCCGAGCACGCGTCCCGTCGTGCGGGTGACGTTGTCGATGGCGCGTTGCAGCATGTCGAAGGTTGTCTTGCCTGCCGAGGCGACGATGAGAACGCCGTCAGCGGCCGTCGAGAGCACTGCGGCATCCGTCACGGGCAGCACCGGGGGGGAGTCGAGCACCACGATGGCCGATTCTCCGAGGCTGCGCACGAACTCGCGCATGCGCTGCGAACCGAGCAGCTCGCTGGGGTTCGGCGGGATGCGCCCCGCGCCGACGACAGCGAGCGGGACCTTCGGATTCGGCCGATGCGCCACATCGTTGAGCTCCGCACGGCCGGCGAGGATGTCGGTGAGACCCACGTCGTTCGACATCCCGAAGATGTCGGCGACGACGGGGCGCCGCAGATCGCAGTCGATGAGGATCGCCCACTGCCCCGCCGCGGCCAGGCTCGAGGCGAGGTTGACCGCGACCGTCGACTTGCCGTCGCCGGGTACGGAGCTGGTGACGACGATCACGCGCGGCGGGTTGTCGACGTCGATGAACTGCAGGTTCGTGCGCAGCTCGCGCATCGACTCGGTGAGGTGGTGAGAGACGCCGCTCTGCGTGTCGAGCGCGAAGTCGATCACCTGCCGCTCCCCGGTCATCGTCTTCTCCAGCGGGAGAGTGCCGATGACCGAGACGCCGGTCTCGCGCTCGATGTCGCGCGGGTGGCGCACCCGGCGATCGAGGAGGTGCTTGATGAAGGCGTAGATGAGCCCGAGCGCCAGACCGATCAGCGCGCCGAGCATGACGTTCAGGCGGGTGTTCGGAGAGGAGGGCGAGGTGGGGAGCCGCGCGGAATCGCCGACCATGAGCGACACCGGCGCGGACGTGGTCTCCGTCCCGCCTTCGAGCTTCTCGATCTCATCGGCCATGCCGTGCATCCACGCTTCGGCGAGCTGCTGCGCGTCTTCGGGTGTGGGTCCGGTGGCGCTCACCTTGAGTGCGGTCGTGTCGAGCGGGTTCGTCACGGTCACGCGCGAGACGAGGGCTTCCGGAGTGGTGTCGAGGCCGAGCTCGTCTTTGGCGTGCTCGGCGACGGCGCGCCAGGAGCCGAGGTTGAGGTACGACTTGACCCGGCTCTGCGCGAGCTGGTTGCCGACCAGGGCGCTGCCGGTGGAGCCATCGCTGGTGGTCGAGGTGACGATGCCCGTGGTGTCGGCCGTGTACACCTTCGGC is part of the Microbacterium pseudoresistens genome and harbors:
- a CDS encoding AraC family transcriptional regulator; protein product: MRISARRHDYGGVTLWALAGDATEFEVRPDEAHDAIAFAFVDAGSPASRLDGEPWLQINSGMIIAPDGIARRLRFESPWRASVVLLPRPALTAFVTRLPTTIWWPRERRTLDLAMQAFVTALAQPTHDATAIETYAAEQLLLEMAGAVLLDRLGADTPAKDPATALRDRALAVIAQQCADSELTPARVAHDSRTSLRRLQNVFAESDLTVAGEIRRHRARLARSLLIDSRFDVLSVEQIAQRSGFGTTMSLRRALHEVYDASPRSLRRARGHV
- a CDS encoding glycosyltransferase family 2 protein yields the protein MPFTHLTIVMPAYNEAEGIRGFIEELREHVAPLAERLSFVVADDRSTDDTAVVLSDLPDVDVQTQPANRGHGPTALAAYQAGIALSPDALVHIDGDGQFLGHDVARLVAALEATGADVVHGVRGGRTDPWYRKALTAAVGLLVAASCGRRVPDVNTPLRGYRPAAAETLVDAVPADALVPHVHFSLAEARGGFLVRYVRVASIPRRGASASGTMWGRGAGLRLPPKRLRVFARDALAEVWRLSLRPSAPLRSIRRTSPTSSGPTSSGPTASGS
- a CDS encoding nucleotidyltransferase family protein, translating into MSADVGTDVAVQLARSEATRLAHAFCAHLGRSHGMRVLSIKGPAAEHHRLRAPRVAADADVWVEPGGFDRFCALLGDAGWRERVARSTPWILDIHSATYIHESWPCDIDVHRAFPGMFESAGGFDALWAARDTLRIAGVDVCIPSRAGSVLIAGLHAQRNMTVARHVREWDEVLAVLERGMAPREREEFVKTATRGRALWVMRDAMRRVGQDLFVDVTPDEQEVWLANSRYGADGGTVGWLRSLRGQTFSARVRIIARAVWVRRDDIPRSSLSRPTRREAWRYQRDRWWRGAKALRRVVVDRVRGAERASHDD
- a CDS encoding acyltransferase family protein codes for the protein MTSDSLSATQPSRRDRLAVPDVLRGVAIIAMLLAHANIMLPNLPWVVKITTAQVNDLASPLFALVMGMSAQIVWNRRAGVAKTIAQQTIRGVLLIAIGVWMVLWGSWVAIVLQYLGLVLIVGVPLLLLRTRWLLGVLAVLTVVTQPILELARHSAWFSTQEPWVQEVGRWVLLGHSYRLVNLLPFFLLGALLLRHGFRRDGLLWTMAVIAPVAWIGAAVAKKFLEPVPVLSGDYLDTLHDVGLVFAVYVVVVLLAQIDPSGVATVRDAVFAPLRAWGQIALSLYLLHVAIIAVWNRDSGRPQENSVVGWLLVVVLPLTVAWVWVRFVGTGPVEWILGWVSGRSRPRAGVWA
- the lepB gene encoding signal peptidase I; this translates as MSSETASAPRSRWRRITSSPWFHLVLAFVLVGGVLSFVAKPYSVPSSSMTQTLQVGDRVLVNRLAYVGTEPATGDIIVFDADETWGATGVDEEPWFTSVLRWLGEVSGFGPSGPHTLVKRVIAGPGQTAACCTAAGAVTVDGVALDEPYVFNDLPFTPGVLDCETEPASTRCFGPVEVPERSYLMLGDNRGNSSDSAARCRSLPTGSDGCWRWATRDGVVGKVVSIVWPIPRWQVP
- a CDS encoding TlpA family protein disulfide reductase — translated: MPADTVDLLLVFATGLVAFTFAWSGAAKLGHAPQTLAAMSALRVPSWLRRPGVARLVPIGELLLALALLLPGPTRALAGVVAVAVLLVFTALLIGVLRRGDDVDCGCFGALSRDSRVTPWSLVRNALLIVAALIVAVFGWAVPALPVQLAQLPLVLVLTVALAWAAVLVIVLIAALVGARRAERQPSVPTESARSDPRSPAPLSPRSLALGLDPARPGEVMPGDPIPDVELVAANGMAQPLAQLGNGNPTLLVFLSAECGSCKPVAAATAEWSLRLAPLQVRIATSSQPTAIAALDAELAPLARYGSRAVRRAIGVQRAPAAVVLGNQENPIIASPIAYGLEEIEALVQSVLDARG
- a CDS encoding GtrA family protein; protein product: MNPLSRVPARLRRLLGVGSRFLVVGAISTVIEIAVFNLLVYVLGWDLVVAKIVASLVALVNAYIGNREWAFRHRDRRGRTAEVVLFLITNGVCTLLGAALVWLGVELMTGMLGHAPGAFLVNVINLASIVIVVLLRFVLYHKVVFRTSAKA
- a CDS encoding glycosyltransferase produces the protein MIVEVIRGLGVGGAETLLFTRLRCALRTHPAGFETTLVVNTLRENDHYVNALRDLGVHVVELGARGPLRGMLQLRRTLRHLGPEDTVVFHSPVTSYLEKLVRAFRLRRRPGRLINVVHGVRHRAVYNYLGAFLDRYADRALAVADAVAASPTARHYRDVRTVLGGVDMEAMRDWITQHPAARDDFRASIGIPEDHSLAVAVGGLNRLKGHRFLLSAVMSMPKTSLVLVGDGPERDALHAQARNQGIADRVHLLGVQQDAWRWAAVADVVVQPSAHEGLPVTLMEAVALGTPVVATDVGGVGELIRDHPRAVLIASADPTEIATGLERALLLGGSAASGGLPARASEWSVSRFARDFYAALMP